From the genome of Streptomyces sp. NBC_01341, one region includes:
- a CDS encoding polyprenyl synthetase family protein has product MLGPRATPTGTAAGTGSGGPPYTAGEATGAVGTVLADHLATRLREAGLLDTVFAEEVAARVAGFVLNGGKRLRTAFVWCGWLAAGGTGDPETPLRVAAALELLQGCALMHDDVMDGSPVRRGAPAVHEDFARVHRAARMGGSAASFSATAAVLAGDLALVWADDLLTETALVTAYGGVLHREWQAMRGEMVAGQYLDMRAQATGACDPGQALNIATLKSALYTVERPLALGASLAGADSRTMGALRSAGRCAGVAFQLRDDLLSAFGDPAVTGKPADEDLRGRKPTYLLAVGLRRAAESGDAEALDALGPDGAASADRADRMRAALERTGARAEVEDEIADLASAGLRHFADAGADEPARREFASLVAAAVGTASAGEVRDGREIREEDA; this is encoded by the coding sequence ATGCTCGGTCCACGGGCGACGCCGACCGGCACCGCCGCAGGCACCGGCTCCGGCGGACCCCCGTACACGGCCGGCGAGGCCACCGGGGCCGTCGGAACCGTCCTGGCGGACCATCTGGCCACCAGGCTCCGGGAGGCCGGACTGCTGGACACGGTGTTCGCGGAGGAGGTCGCGGCCCGCGTCGCCGGGTTCGTCCTGAACGGCGGCAAGCGGCTGCGGACCGCATTCGTGTGGTGCGGATGGCTGGCCGCCGGCGGGACCGGCGACCCGGAGACGCCGCTGCGCGTCGCAGCGGCTCTGGAGCTGCTCCAGGGCTGCGCACTCATGCACGACGACGTCATGGACGGATCGCCGGTACGCAGAGGCGCACCGGCCGTGCACGAGGACTTCGCCCGTGTCCACCGGGCGGCCCGCATGGGCGGATCCGCCGCGTCCTTCTCGGCCACCGCCGCCGTGCTGGCCGGGGACCTGGCACTGGTGTGGGCCGACGACCTGCTCACCGAGACGGCGCTCGTCACCGCCTACGGCGGGGTGCTGCACCGGGAGTGGCAGGCGATGCGCGGTGAGATGGTCGCCGGGCAGTACCTCGACATGCGGGCGCAGGCGACCGGGGCGTGCGATCCGGGCCAGGCCCTGAACATCGCGACGCTGAAGAGCGCGCTCTACACCGTCGAGCGGCCGCTTGCCCTCGGCGCGTCCCTGGCGGGCGCCGACTCCCGCACCATGGGCGCCCTGCGGTCCGCCGGACGCTGCGCGGGGGTCGCCTTCCAGCTCCGCGACGACCTGCTGAGCGCCTTCGGGGACCCGGCCGTGACGGGTAAGCCGGCGGACGAGGACCTGCGAGGACGTAAGCCCACCTACCTGCTCGCCGTCGGCCTCCGCCGCGCCGCGGAGTCGGGGGACGCGGAGGCGCTGGACGCACTCGGCCCGGATGGCGCGGCGTCCGCGGACAGGGCCGACAGGATGCGCGCGGCCCTCGAACGCACGGGTGCGCGGGCGGAGGTGGAGGACGAGATCGCGGACCTGGCGTCAGCCGGTCTGCGGCACTTCGCGGATGCCGGCGCCGACGAGCCGGCCCGGCGCGAATTCGCGTCACTGGTGGCCGCAGCCGTGGGTACCGCGTCCGCCGGTGAGGTCCGGGACGGCCGCGAGATCCGCGAGGAGGACGCATGA
- a CDS encoding carboxymuconolactone decarboxylase family protein, which yields MNGTEAARAAGRVYIDKQSPQAYHALSATAEAVRTVAAEAGLDRALVELVNLRVSQINGCAYCLDVHTRAALRAGETSQRLGVLAAWRDTELFSLQERAALALAEATTQPADAALQEDAYAAARAALSDEGISAVIWVALTMNAFNRVSIMSKHPVRAVARH from the coding sequence GTGAACGGCACGGAGGCGGCCCGCGCGGCCGGGCGGGTCTACATCGACAAGCAGAGTCCCCAGGCGTACCACGCCCTGTCCGCGACGGCCGAGGCCGTGCGCACCGTCGCCGCCGAGGCGGGACTGGACCGGGCGCTGGTCGAACTGGTCAATCTCCGGGTGTCCCAGATCAACGGCTGCGCCTACTGCCTGGACGTCCATACCAGGGCCGCTCTGCGCGCGGGCGAGACGTCGCAGCGCCTCGGGGTGCTGGCCGCGTGGCGCGACACCGAGCTCTTCAGCCTGCAGGAGCGGGCCGCCCTCGCCCTGGCGGAGGCGACCACCCAGCCGGCCGACGCGGCCCTGCAGGAGGACGCCTACGCAGCCGCGCGCGCGGCCCTCTCCGACGAGGGGATATCGGCCGTGATCTGGGTCGCCCTCACCATGAACGCCTTCAACCGTGTCTCGATCATGAGCAAACACCCGGTGCGCGCCGTCGCGCGGCACTGA